The Thermoplasma sp. Kam2015 genome includes a window with the following:
- a CDS encoding Lrp/AsnC family transcriptional regulator, with amino-acid sequence MVVDQKDRDILNLLMDNARISNTEIAKVLNVSEGTVRKRIKKMMDDGIIKRFTVETSDDTIDALVLVKIDNKRYKDALQKIKSRFREVYEFSGKIDVAIRIRTDSTDNLNRIVDQIRELDGVLDTDTLIRLQ; translated from the coding sequence ATGGTCGTGGATCAAAAAGACAGAGACATTCTCAATCTGCTGATGGATAACGCGCGAATAAGCAATACGGAGATAGCTAAAGTCTTGAATGTGTCTGAAGGAACCGTTAGAAAACGTATCAAAAAGATGATGGACGACGGGATCATAAAGAGATTCACGGTAGAAACGAGCGATGATACTATAGATGCCCTAGTACTCGTAAAAATAGATAATAAAAGGTACAAGGATGCACTTCAGAAGATCAAAAGCAGATTTAGAGAGGTTTATGAATTCAGCGGTAAGATAGATGTTGCGATACGGATAAGAACAGACTCGACGGACAATCTTAACAGGATTGTAGATCAGATCAGGGAGCTGGATGGTGTCCTCGACACCGATACATTGATCAGGTTACAATAA